Proteins encoded within one genomic window of uncultured Desulfobacter sp.:
- a CDS encoding ISNCY family transposase (programmed frameshift): MTFGQTPIDQIKIDMRARDEIPKLLLGLQHIFCHKTLRQKVFEILETIVPEDVNSKNGRPGMDLWKILVMGTVRLNCNWDYDKLQEIVNNHKTIRQMLGHGLMDDDDMYALQTLKDNVQLLTPEILDEINTLVVKEGHKLLGKKKDQALMGKCDSFVVETDVHYPTDINLLFDAIRKTIQSAAVICQSLGMSMWRQSEYNIRTFKKLFRQAQRLKHSTSKDEQKKTKRAQLIVEAHRLYIEAAEQFIQKANLTIETIGSSNPICVAQIKELIEYIDHAILQVDLIQRRVIQGEKIPHAEKVFSIFEPHTEWISKGKAGVPQELGLRVCIVEDKYGLILHHQVMEKETDDKVTVPIINAAQNKFNNLRGCSFDKGFYSPANKKELKGMLDILVLPKKGKRNKTELEEETADVFIQHRKKHSAVESAINGLENHGLDRCPDSGILGFKRYVSLSILARNLQIIGHHIQQKELKKLQRTERRKAS; encoded by the exons ATGACATTCGGGCAGACTCCCATCGACCAGATCAAAATTGACATGAGAGCCAGAGATGAAATTCCCAAGCTCCTTTTAGGGCTCCAGCACATTTTTTGCCATAAAACGCTTCGTCAGAAAGTTTTCGAAATTCTCGAAACCATAGTCCCAGAGGATGTTAATTCAAAAAATGGGCGACCCGGAATGGATTTATGGAAAATTCTTGTGATGGGAACAGTTCGGCTCAACTGCAACTGGGATTATGATAAACTTCAAGAAATCGTCAATAATCACAAGACAATAAGACAGATGCTTGGTCACGGGTTGATGGACGATGATGACATGTATGCGCTCCAAACCTTGAAGGACAATGTTCAGCTTTTAACCCCTGAGATTCTCGATGAAATCAATACGTTGGTTGTCAAAGAAGGACACAAGCTACTGG GTAAAAAAAAAGACCAGGCATTAATGGGAAAGTGTGACTCTTTTGTTGTTGAAACCGATGTTCACTATCCCACAGACATTAATCTGCTTTTTGATGCTATCAGGAAAACGATTCAGAGTGCCGCAGTTATATGCCAGAGCCTGGGAATGAGTATGTGGAGGCAATCAGAATATAATATCAGGACATTTAAAAAACTGTTTCGGCAAGCTCAGCGATTAAAACATTCCACTTCAAAAGATGAACAGAAAAAGACCAAAAGGGCTCAACTGATTGTTGAAGCCCACAGATTATATATCGAAGCTGCTGAACAATTCATTCAAAAGGCGAATTTGACCATTGAAACCATTGGCTCATCTAATCCGATATGCGTAGCGCAGATAAAAGAACTGATAGAATATATCGACCATGCAATCCTGCAAGTGGATCTGATTCAGCGGCGTGTTATTCAGGGTGAAAAGATACCACATGCCGAAAAGGTCTTTTCTATTTTTGAACCCCATACGGAATGGATTTCAAAGGGGAAGGCCGGTGTCCCCCAGGAATTGGGTCTGCGGGTTTGCATTGTAGAGGATAAATATGGCCTCATACTGCACCATCAAGTGATGGAGAAAGAAACCGATGATAAAGTAACCGTTCCCATTATTAATGCGGCTCAAAATAAATTTAACAACCTCAGGGGATGCAGCTTTGATAAAGGCTTTTATAGTCCTGCTAATAAAAAGGAGCTGAAAGGGATGTTGGATATTTTGGTGCTCCCGAAAAAGGGAAAACGGAACAAAACTGAACTTGAAGAGGAAACAGCAGATGTTTTCATCCAGCACCGAAAAAAACACTCTGCAGTGGAATCAGCAATCAATGGTCTGGAAAACCATGGTTTAGACCGGTGTCCGGATAGTGGCATCCTTGGATTTAAACGATATGTCAGTCTTTCGATTTTGGCAAGGAACCTCCAGATCATCGGGCACCATATACAACAAAAGGAATTGAAAAAGCTTCAACGGACAGAACGGCGCAAAGCCTCTTAA